In the genome of Gadus morhua chromosome 14, gadMor3.0, whole genome shotgun sequence, one region contains:
- the nr1h3 gene encoding oxysterols receptor LXR-alpha isoform X1 produces MSTLSATDIPDVGHVERQVFDLPPVLRLHCLVEERVDGAGAGHRGVMLGSPLRADELPSLDGSSLGEMSSPLPAEHGDMKLEPAAGDSAAHSGEESSPHRSGGLEKPPLQPLKLLGQKKRHSSSVDGQPAVKRKKGPAPKMLGNEVCSVCGDKASGFHYNVLSCEGCKGFFRRSVIKGAQYACKSSGRCEMDMYMRRKCQQCRLRKCREAGMLEQCVLSEEQIRLKKMKKQHEDESARASSVATPTPPPELLSLGPEQQAMIDKLVAMQKQCNKRSFIDRPKVTPWPLSQDPQNREVRQQRFAHFTELAIMSVQEIVDFAKQLPGFLELTREDQIALLKTSTIEIMLLETSRRYNPAIESITFLKDFSYNKEDFAKAGLQFEFINPIFEFSKGMNDLHLDEAEYALLIAINIFSADRPNVQDHDLVERLQQPYVDALRAYISIKRPNTAPSPLIGSQDHLMFPRMLMKLVSLRTLSSVHSEQVFALRLQDKKLPPLLSEIWDVHE; encoded by the exons ATGTCCACGCTGTCTGCGACTGATATCCCAGATGTTGGTCACG ttgaGAGGCAGGTGTTTGACCTCCCCCCTGTGCTGCGGCTGCACTGCTTGGTGGAGGAGCGTGTCGACGGCGCCGGGGCCGGTCACCGTGGCGTCATGTTAGGGAGCCCCCTGCGGGCCGACGAGCTGCCCTCCCTGGACGGCTCGTCGCTGGGGGAGATGAGCAGCCCGCTGCCCGCGGAGCACGGAGACATGAAGCTGGAGCCGGCGGCGGGGGACAGCGCCGCCCACTCAG GTGAGGAGAGCTCTCCTCACCGCTCAGGTGGGCTGGAGAAACCTCCCCTTCAACCGCTGAAGCTCCTCGGACAGAAGAAACGCCATTCCAGCTCCGTTg acGGGCAGCCGGCggtgaagaggaagaaggggccCGCCCCCAAGATGCTGGGCAACGAGGTGTGCAGCGTGTGCGGGGACAAGGCGTCGGGCTTCCACTACAACGTGCTGAGCTGCGAGGGCTGCAAGGGCTTCTTCCGCCGCAGCGTCATCAAGGGCGCGCAGTACGCCTGCAAGAGCAGCGGCCGCTGCGAGATGGACATGTACATGAGGCGCAAGTGCCAGCAGTGCCGGCTCCGCAAGTGCAGAGAGGCGGGCATGCTGGAGCAGT GCGTCCTGTCGGAGGAGCAGATCAGgctgaagaagatgaagaagcagCACGAGGACGAGTCGGCGCGCGCCTCGTCGGTGGCCACGCCCACGCCGCCCCCGGAGCTGCTCAGCCTGGGCCCCGAGCAGCAGGCCATGATCGACAAGCTGGTGGCCATGCAGAAGCAGTGCAACAAGAGGTCCTTCATTGACCGGCCGAAAGTCACC ccctgGCCCCTGAGCCAGGACCCCCAGAACAGGGAGGTGCGTCAGCAGCGGTTCGCCCACTTCACAGAGCTGGCCATCATGTCGGTCCAGGAGATCGTGGACTTTGCCAAGCAGCTCCCCGGCTTCCTGGAGCTGACCAGAGAGGACCAGATCGCCCTGCTGAAGACCTCCACCATCGAG ATCATGCTGCTGGAGACGTCTCGGCGCTACAACCCGGCCATCGAGAGCATCACCTTCCTCAAGGACTTCAGCTACAACAAGGAGGACTTCGCCAAAGCAG GGCTGCAGTTTGAGTTCATCAACCCCATCTTTGAGTTCTCCAAAGGGATGAACGACCTCCACCTGGACGAGGCCGAGTACGCCCTCCTCATCGCCATCAACATCTTCTCTGCAG ACCGGCCCAACGTGCAGGACCACGACCTGGTGGAGCGCCTGCAGCAGCCCTACGTCGACGCCCTGCGCGCCTACATCTCCATCAAGAGACCCAAC ACGGCCCcctctcctctgattggttcccagGACCACCTGATGTTCCCCCGCATGCTGATGAAGCTGGTGAGCCTGCGCACGCTGAGCTCCGTGCACTCGGAGCAGGTGTTCGCCCTGCGGCTGCAGGACAAGAAGCTGCCCCCGCTGCTCTCCGAGATCTGGGACGTCCACGAGTGA
- the nr1h3 gene encoding oxysterols receptor LXR-alpha isoform X3: MLGSPLRADELPSLDGSSLGEMSSPLPAEHGDMKLEPAAGDSAAHSGEESSPHRSGGLEKPPLQPLKLLGQKKRHSSSVDGQPAVKRKKGPAPKMLGNEVCSVCGDKASGFHYNVLSCEGCKGFFRRSVIKGAQYACKSSGRCEMDMYMRRKCQQCRLRKCREAGMLEQCVLSEEQIRLKKMKKQHEDESARASSVATPTPPPELLSLGPEQQAMIDKLVAMQKQCNKRSFIDRPKVTPWPLSQDPQNREVRQQRFAHFTELAIMSVQEIVDFAKQLPGFLELTREDQIALLKTSTIEIMLLETSRRYNPAIESITFLKDFSYNKEDFAKAGLQFEFINPIFEFSKGMNDLHLDEAEYALLIAINIFSADRPNVQDHDLVERLQQPYVDALRAYISIKRPNTAPSPLIGSQDHLMFPRMLMKLVSLRTLSSVHSEQVFALRLQDKKLPPLLSEIWDVHE; encoded by the exons ATGTTAGGGAGCCCCCTGCGGGCCGACGAGCTGCCCTCCCTGGACGGCTCGTCGCTGGGGGAGATGAGCAGCCCGCTGCCCGCGGAGCACGGAGACATGAAGCTGGAGCCGGCGGCGGGGGACAGCGCCGCCCACTCAG GTGAGGAGAGCTCTCCTCACCGCTCAGGTGGGCTGGAGAAACCTCCCCTTCAACCGCTGAAGCTCCTCGGACAGAAGAAACGCCATTCCAGCTCCGTTg acGGGCAGCCGGCggtgaagaggaagaaggggccCGCCCCCAAGATGCTGGGCAACGAGGTGTGCAGCGTGTGCGGGGACAAGGCGTCGGGCTTCCACTACAACGTGCTGAGCTGCGAGGGCTGCAAGGGCTTCTTCCGCCGCAGCGTCATCAAGGGCGCGCAGTACGCCTGCAAGAGCAGCGGCCGCTGCGAGATGGACATGTACATGAGGCGCAAGTGCCAGCAGTGCCGGCTCCGCAAGTGCAGAGAGGCGGGCATGCTGGAGCAGT GCGTCCTGTCGGAGGAGCAGATCAGgctgaagaagatgaagaagcagCACGAGGACGAGTCGGCGCGCGCCTCGTCGGTGGCCACGCCCACGCCGCCCCCGGAGCTGCTCAGCCTGGGCCCCGAGCAGCAGGCCATGATCGACAAGCTGGTGGCCATGCAGAAGCAGTGCAACAAGAGGTCCTTCATTGACCGGCCGAAAGTCACC ccctgGCCCCTGAGCCAGGACCCCCAGAACAGGGAGGTGCGTCAGCAGCGGTTCGCCCACTTCACAGAGCTGGCCATCATGTCGGTCCAGGAGATCGTGGACTTTGCCAAGCAGCTCCCCGGCTTCCTGGAGCTGACCAGAGAGGACCAGATCGCCCTGCTGAAGACCTCCACCATCGAG ATCATGCTGCTGGAGACGTCTCGGCGCTACAACCCGGCCATCGAGAGCATCACCTTCCTCAAGGACTTCAGCTACAACAAGGAGGACTTCGCCAAAGCAG GGCTGCAGTTTGAGTTCATCAACCCCATCTTTGAGTTCTCCAAAGGGATGAACGACCTCCACCTGGACGAGGCCGAGTACGCCCTCCTCATCGCCATCAACATCTTCTCTGCAG ACCGGCCCAACGTGCAGGACCACGACCTGGTGGAGCGCCTGCAGCAGCCCTACGTCGACGCCCTGCGCGCCTACATCTCCATCAAGAGACCCAAC ACGGCCCcctctcctctgattggttcccagGACCACCTGATGTTCCCCCGCATGCTGATGAAGCTGGTGAGCCTGCGCACGCTGAGCTCCGTGCACTCGGAGCAGGTGTTCGCCCTGCGGCTGCAGGACAAGAAGCTGCCCCCGCTGCTCTCCGAGATCTGGGACGTCCACGAGTGA
- the nr1h3 gene encoding oxysterols receptor LXR-alpha isoform X2 has product MSTLSATDIPDVGHVERQVFDLPPVLRLHCLVEERVDGAGAGHRGVMLGSPLRADELPSLDGSSLGEMSSPLPAEHGDMKLEPAAGDSAAHSGEESSPHRSGGLEKPPLQPLKLLGQKKRHSSSVDGQPAVKRKKGPAPKMLGNEVCSVCGDKASGFHYNVLSCEGCKGFFRRSVIKGAQYACKSSGRCEMDMYMRRKCQQCRLRKCREAGMLEQCVLSEEQIRLKKMKKQHEDESARASSVATPTPPPELLSLGPEQQAMIDKLVAMQKQCNKRSFIDRPKVTPWPLSQDPQNREVRQQRFAHFTELAIMSVQEIVDFAKQLPGFLELTREDQIALLKTSTIEIMLLETSRRYNPAIESITFLKDFSYNKEDFAKAGLQFEFINPIFEFSKGMNDLHLDEAEYALLIAINIFSADRPNVQDHDLVERLQQPYVDALRAYISIKRPNDHLMFPRMLMKLVSLRTLSSVHSEQVFALRLQDKKLPPLLSEIWDVHE; this is encoded by the exons ATGTCCACGCTGTCTGCGACTGATATCCCAGATGTTGGTCACG ttgaGAGGCAGGTGTTTGACCTCCCCCCTGTGCTGCGGCTGCACTGCTTGGTGGAGGAGCGTGTCGACGGCGCCGGGGCCGGTCACCGTGGCGTCATGTTAGGGAGCCCCCTGCGGGCCGACGAGCTGCCCTCCCTGGACGGCTCGTCGCTGGGGGAGATGAGCAGCCCGCTGCCCGCGGAGCACGGAGACATGAAGCTGGAGCCGGCGGCGGGGGACAGCGCCGCCCACTCAG GTGAGGAGAGCTCTCCTCACCGCTCAGGTGGGCTGGAGAAACCTCCCCTTCAACCGCTGAAGCTCCTCGGACAGAAGAAACGCCATTCCAGCTCCGTTg acGGGCAGCCGGCggtgaagaggaagaaggggccCGCCCCCAAGATGCTGGGCAACGAGGTGTGCAGCGTGTGCGGGGACAAGGCGTCGGGCTTCCACTACAACGTGCTGAGCTGCGAGGGCTGCAAGGGCTTCTTCCGCCGCAGCGTCATCAAGGGCGCGCAGTACGCCTGCAAGAGCAGCGGCCGCTGCGAGATGGACATGTACATGAGGCGCAAGTGCCAGCAGTGCCGGCTCCGCAAGTGCAGAGAGGCGGGCATGCTGGAGCAGT GCGTCCTGTCGGAGGAGCAGATCAGgctgaagaagatgaagaagcagCACGAGGACGAGTCGGCGCGCGCCTCGTCGGTGGCCACGCCCACGCCGCCCCCGGAGCTGCTCAGCCTGGGCCCCGAGCAGCAGGCCATGATCGACAAGCTGGTGGCCATGCAGAAGCAGTGCAACAAGAGGTCCTTCATTGACCGGCCGAAAGTCACC ccctgGCCCCTGAGCCAGGACCCCCAGAACAGGGAGGTGCGTCAGCAGCGGTTCGCCCACTTCACAGAGCTGGCCATCATGTCGGTCCAGGAGATCGTGGACTTTGCCAAGCAGCTCCCCGGCTTCCTGGAGCTGACCAGAGAGGACCAGATCGCCCTGCTGAAGACCTCCACCATCGAG ATCATGCTGCTGGAGACGTCTCGGCGCTACAACCCGGCCATCGAGAGCATCACCTTCCTCAAGGACTTCAGCTACAACAAGGAGGACTTCGCCAAAGCAG GGCTGCAGTTTGAGTTCATCAACCCCATCTTTGAGTTCTCCAAAGGGATGAACGACCTCCACCTGGACGAGGCCGAGTACGCCCTCCTCATCGCCATCAACATCTTCTCTGCAG ACCGGCCCAACGTGCAGGACCACGACCTGGTGGAGCGCCTGCAGCAGCCCTACGTCGACGCCCTGCGCGCCTACATCTCCATCAAGAGACCCAAC GACCACCTGATGTTCCCCCGCATGCTGATGAAGCTGGTGAGCCTGCGCACGCTGAGCTCCGTGCACTCGGAGCAGGTGTTCGCCCTGCGGCTGCAGGACAAGAAGCTGCCCCCGCTGCTCTCCGAGATCTGGGACGTCCACGAGTGA